The genomic region GGGCTACTTCCAGGAGGAGGATGAGACTGCTCAAAGTTGAGTTAATCTCGAAAGGCAAAGAGCGACCTGCATCATTATTACAAGGCAGGCCGCTGCAGATGAAAGTCGGTATTTTTCTCGAGGTTGTACCCTACCCTCAGGATGGAGCCCTCCTGAAAATGGGGCGCCAGCAGCTGCACTCCTATGGGCAATCCTTTGCTGCTGAAGCCGCAAGGCACTGACAGCCCTGGTATCCCTGCCAGACTGGCCGGCAGAGTAAAGACATCGGAAAGGTACATCTGCAGTGGATCGTCTACCTTGTCACCCAGAGCAAATGGCGGGCTGGGAGCAACCGGTGTGGCCAACACGTCACAGCTGTCGAAAACCTGTTGAAAATCTCGGCGAATCAAGGTGCGTACCTGGGAAGCCTTCTTGTAGTATGCTTCATAGTAGCCAGCAGAGAGAGCATAGGTACCCAACATAATTCTTCTTTTTACCTCCACACCAAAACCGTGTGATCTACTCTTCCGATACATGGCCATGAGGCTGCTGCCACTGCGATCGCGATAGCCGTACTTGACCCCATCGTAACGAGCCAGGTTGGAACTGGCCTCCGCAGCTGCAATAATGTAGTATGCCGCAACGCCGTATTCGGTATGGGGCAGAGAGACCTCTACACATCGAGCCCCAAGATCAGCCAGCAGGGCAACAGCCTGCCGAACCACCTGCTCTACCTCTGCATCCAGCCCCCCCACGAAGTACTGTTGCGGAATACCCACCGTGATGCCCTCGAGGTCTTCCACAAGATACTGCCGATAATCGGGAACTTCTACGGGAACAGAGGTAGAATCCCTTTGATCATACCCGGCTATGACATTCATCATAATGGCAGCATCAGTAACACTCTTGGTCAAAGGACCAATCTGATCTAGTGAGGAGGCAAAGGCAACAAGGCCATAGCGCGACACCCTGCCGTAGGTAGGCTTCAGACCCACAACGCCGCAATGTGAAGCTGGCTGCCGAATAGAGCCGCCCGTGTCCGAGCCGAGGGCAGCAATGCATTCGTCAGCTGCCACGGCGGCAGCTGAGCCGCCGCTGGAACCGCCGGGAATCATCTGAGTGTTCCAGGGATTGTGGGTTGCATAAAAGGCCGAGTTCTCATTGGAAGAGCCCATGGCGAATTCATCCATATTTGTTTTGCCCAGAAGTATGCCACCCGCCAGTCTTATTCGCTCCACTACAGTGGCATCAAAGGGAGGGATGTAGTTATTCAGGATCTTTGAACCACAGGTGGTTCTTGCACCTCTGGTGCACAGCACGTCCTTGAGTGCCAGAGGTATACCGGCCAGAATTCCTGCTTGGTGGTATCCCAGGCGGTCTTGCTCGCGAGCTTGCTCCAGGGCTTCTTCTTCAAACAGGGTAATATAGGCGGCAATCTTGGGCTCCAAGGTCCGAATTCTGGCAAAGATGGAAGCGGTCACCTCTTCAGAAGTTATCTCCCCTCGATCCAACAGGCCGCGCAACTGGTGAATGGTAAGGGCAAATGGTTCCATGGACTACCTCTCCTCATTCGCTGCTCATACCCACAGGGAAACTGTCATAAACAAGGCCATCTTGCAGGCTTGCACTCTTTGTGGTCATCATCCTCGTTCAGAGGGCTGCCTGGCCACCATTCAGGCTCAGATAACTCTCGGCACCACAAATTCCACCCCATTTGACTCCGGGGCATTTGCCAGGCACTCCTCCCTGGGAAGAGACTGCTGCACTGTATCCTCCCTGAAGGCATTCTGGAGATCAATGGCATGAGAGGTGGCCGCCACTCCAGTGGTATCCAATTCATTCAGTTTTTCCATGTACTGCAGAATTCGGTTCATCTGGCCGGTCAGCTCATCCTTCTCTCTATCGCTTATCTCCAGTCTGGCCAGTTCTGCGATATGCTCGATCTCTTCCCGGCTAATCTTCATTCTCTTCCTCCACCTACCAAGCAGATCAGCATTGTTCCAAAAAGGCGCTTCCAGCAGGACCACTCCTGCATATGCTCCGGACACCATCTGGAGCCATTCATGGCCGCAAAGGGGTGCCTCATTCCATGCTAGGGGAGATATCTGCCACAGAATTCTCTGGTGCCAGAGTGCCCGCCGTTGGCTGGGACAGGGGCACTTTGCTCAGGGCATCAATGTCTACCGGCAGCTGCTCCATATGATTTTTCTTTATGGTAATAAAAGTGGGCGGTTTTTCCACCACACCTGAAGGAGATACTGAACCATTTCCCTCCACTCCAAAGAAGCCTCGTATGGAGGCAATACTATTGCGCAGCTGTGGCCGAGAAACCACGCCGGGTCTGTTGAGGGCCTCCATCAGCAAGCGGAAGGCATCATAGCCCTGGGCTGCTGGATAGCCAGGTTTGACACCAAAGATTTCTTGATAATTCTTACTGAATTCACGGCTGAGTGGCAATCTGCTGTCTGCAAAAAAGCCGTCTACAAAAACCGCCCCCTGGACGTACGGCCCGGCCATCTCCAGCAACTTCGGTGAGTTCCACAGATTGGTGCCAAGCAATTTCACGCCAGTTACGTCATAATAGACCAGCTGGGGTGCGATAAGACCGACTTTGTCATAGCTGTCCGGAATAAAAACGGCTTCAAAGTCGACAATTGGCAGGGGCTCTTCTGCCTGCTCCCCCTCAGACTTTGCTTTTTCAGCTTCTCCAGCAATTGTTTTTTCCTGGAGTACGGCATCAGGCTCCGTCGCTTCAATTTCCGGGCGAGGATAATAGAGGCCCACCAATTTTTTTATCTGGTCGGCAAAGTCCGTCTGGGAGGGCTCGTAGGACTCGACCCCCCTCACCTCGGCGCCCAGGTTATCGAGTTCATCCCAAAACAAATTCATCAGACGGTTGCCGTAATTGTCGCGGGGATAGAGAATGGCAAAACGTTTATATCCCAGTCCCAGTATAGCATAGCGGGCCAGGGCTCTGGCCTGATCCTCATTGGTGAGGGCATCTCTGAATACATATTCACCTATCTTGCTTATGCCTTCCTTCTGAGTCAGAGTAATAATGGGAACTTTAAGACGCTGCGCTTCTTCAGCAGCTGTTTCCGCCGATTTTCTGCTAAGTGGACCCAATATAGCGGCAACCCTGTGGGTCATGACCAGTTCGTGCACAGCCGCAGCCACTGCAGAGGCATCACGGCCGCTGTCGTACACCACCACCTCGATGCCCTGGTGGTCAGCAGCCGCCGAAGAGTTTACTTCCTGGTAAGCCATACTGATGCCCCTGAGCACCTGATCACCATAGCTCTGGTATGGTCCACTGAGGGGAAGCAGGCATCCCACCCTGTGCATATCCACTTGCAGCCACTCCTGAATCGTCGCCAGCATTCCCTGCCATTCTGGCAGCATTGCTTCCTGGGGGTTGTCTTTCATCAGCTGCTCTAATCTGTCCCGGGCCCTGCCGAGTTCGCCACTTTCCATCTCCACTCTCGCCAGCCTGGTCTGCAGGAGCAGGCTGGGAAACTGTGCTGGATACTCTTCGAGCAATGCTTGCAGTGAATCACTGCTGAGTTTTTCCACCTGTGTCTTGGTATTTTCTGCCAGCTCAGTCCGTATCTCTTCATCGGCAAGATCGTAGGCCTTGCCGTACCAGGACACTGCAGCCTCAGGGTCATCGAGGGCTGCGCTGGCGTCCCCCATCGATTCTGCAACCTCCTCCCTCCTGGTAGTCTCTACCAGATGGTCGAAGAGAGGCTTGCCCACCTGTCTGGCCTCTTCAAACCGCTCGAGTTTCAGGTAGCACCGGAGGGCACCCAAACGGGCCTCTTTGCTTTCTTCTCCTGGCGGCGCCAGCTCGATAACTTTCTTGAACTGAGCGAGGGCCTCTGAATAGCGGCTTTGCTGGAAAGCTATTTGACCCTGGCGCAGGAGGGCCTTTACAGCTTCAGGAGTGTGGGGAAAAGACATGGCCAACTGCTGGTAGCGCGTACTGGCCTCGGCAAGATCCCCCTGTTTGTAGGCCTCTTCTGCCTGAGCCAGCTGGCGGGCAGCTTCAGCCTGTCTGCTAACTTCAGCTGGAAGTCGTTCGCCTTCCTTTCGCCTCTCCGGAGCAACAGCGCATCCAACCAGAAAAACCACTGCCAGCAAAGCAGCGATTCGCCTTGTCACCATGATTTCTTTTCTCCACTTTATGGTTTTGGCAGTTTGCAGCCGCCATCCTTTTGCAAGGTCCAACGTCCTGAAACAGGGCAATCTTCCCTTTTCATGGAAAAACTGGCCCCTCCTCACAGAAGCCAATCAACAAAAAAACAGGGTGCTAGTTCAGACCTTGAAGGCCTTACTTGTAGCACCCTTCTCTTCATGTCGCAAGCGGCAATAATAGTTACTTCTTGTCGTCACTCACCTCTTCAAACTCCGCTTCCACCACCTCTTCGTCTCCACCTGCCGCACCTGTGGAGGCGCCTTGCTGGTCAGCAGCACCTCCGGCAGCGGCTTGTTGCTCAGAGGCAGATTTGTACATGGTTTCCGCCAGTTTGTGAGACGCCTGCATGAGCTCCTCGGCAGCCTTGTTAATGGCATCCTTGTCATTGCCTTCCATGGCCTGTTTGAGTTGCTGGATGTGATCTTCGATGTTTTTCCTGGTTTCAGCATCCACCTTGTCGCCCATCTCTCCAAGAGTCTTCTCGGTCTGATAGATGAGCGAATCAGCATTATTTCTGGCCTCGACCAACTCACGTCTCTTCCTGTCTTCTTCTGCGTGCATTTCCGCGTCTTTGATGGCCTGTTGAATTTCCTCTTCACTCAGGCCGCTGGAAGCAGTGATCCTAATTGACTGCTCCTTGCCAGTGCCCAGGTCCTTTGCCGAGACATTCACTATGCCGTTGGCGTCTATGTCAAAGGTGACCTCTATCTGCGGCACTCCCCGGGGCGCCGGGGGAATGCCGACCAGTTCAAAACGACCCAGGGTCTTGTTGTCAGCCGCCATCTCTCGTTCACCCTGAAGCACATGTATGGAGACCGCCGGCTGATTGTCCGCTGCAGTCGAGAATATCTGGCTCTTGCGCGTCGGTATGGTGGTGTTCTTTTCAATGAGTTTGGTCATGACGCCGCCAAGGGTCTCGATGCCCAGAGAGAGAGGTGTCACATCCAGCAGGAGCACATCCTTCACATCACCTTTGAGCACACCGGCCTGAATGGCAGCACCAATGCCTACCACCTCATCCGGATTAACACCGCGATGGGGATCTTTCTGGAAGATCTCCTTTACCTTTTCCTGCACGCGAGGCATGCGGGTCATCCCGCCAACAAGAATAACCTCATCCACGTCTGTTGCACTGATGCCGGCATCTCTCAACGCTGTATGAACGGGGGGCACCAGCTTGTCAATGAGGTCTGCCACTAAACTCTCCATTTTGGCCCTGCTCAACTTGATGTTGAGATGTTTGGGCCCAGTGGCGTCAGCAGTAATGAAAGGCAGATTGATATCCGTCTCCATGGAGGTTGACAGCTCCATTTTGGCCTTTTCTGCAGCCTCCTTCAAACGCTGCAGGGCCATTTTGTCCGTGCGCAAGTCGATTCCCTGATCCTTTTTGAACTCGTCGGCCAGCCAATCTATGATCCGCTGATCAAAGTCTTCGCCACCCAGGTGAGTGTCACCATTGGTGGCCTTCACCTCAAACACTCCATCGCCGATCTCCAGAATGGAAATGTCATAGGTGCCGCCGCCAAGATCAAAGACCGCTATTTTCTCGTCCTTTTTCTTATCCAACCCGTAGGCAAGCGAGGCTGCAGTTGGCTCGTTGATAATCCGCAACACCTTGAGTCCCGCTATCCGGCCTGCATCCTTGGTAGCCTGTCGCTGACTGTCGTTGAAATAGGCGGGCACTGTGATTACAGCCTCCTCCACTTTTTCTCCCAGATAATCCTCGGCAGTCTGCTTCATTTTCTGCAAAACCATGGCAGAAATCTCCGCCGGGCTGTACTCTTTCCCCCTTACCAGCACGTGAGCGTCGCCATTGGCTGCTTTGACGATTTTAAACGGGCAGATAGTCACATCCTTTTGAACCTCGGGATCATCAAACTTGCGGCCTATGAGTCGCTTCACAGCGTAAACGGTGTTTTCTGGATTGGTGATGGCCTGCCTTTTCGCCACCTGGCCCACCAGTCGCTCTCCACTTTCCGTAAAGGCCACGATTGAAGGTGTTGTTCGGCTTCCTTCACTATTTGTCAAAACCTTGGGTTCCTTGCCCTCCATCACTGCAACGACGGAGTTTGTGGTCCCCAAGTCAATGCCGATGACCTTTGCCATACTTTCCTCCTTTTTCCCGCTATGTTACGATATTTATTTGTCAAACAGGAACATGATGCACAAAGTCTCAAGCCTGGCTCACTTTGACCTTAACTGTGTTGTTACTTTTTCTTTCGGCATCGGTTGTACTTTTGTCTTCGCCAGTCGTAGAATCCTTGTCTGGCGATCTTGCCACCGCTACCATTGCCGGTCGCAGTAGACGATCATTGAGCATGTAGCCTTTCTGCAACTCCCGCAGTACGGTATTGGCCGGGTGTTCCGTGCTTTCCTCCTGACACACTGCTTCGTGGAAATTGGGATCGAAACTCTTTCCCAACGCCTCGACCACAGTACAACCAAATCTCTCTAAAGCTTCAGTGAAGGCCTTGATTGTCATCTGCAGGCCTTGCACCAGTCCCTCCTGGTTGGCGCCAGCGGTGGCGTGTTCAAGGGCACGCTCCAGATTGTCCAGCACCGGCAGCAACTCCCGGATAAACTTCTCGTTGGCGTAGCGAGCATACTCTTGCTTCTCGCGCTCCAGTCTCTTTTTGAAGTTTTCCGCATCGGCTGCTACCCGCAAAACTTTTTCTTCTGCTCCCTGCAGTTTCTCTTCCAGCTCCCTGTAGTGACGGAGAAGCGCCTCCCGATCAGCCGTCTCTGGATCGAAAGGCTGCTGATCGGCAGTTGCAGACCTGCCGTCACTGTGTGGTTCGGCAGAGTTTGTCTCGGGGCTCATTTTTTCGTCACTCTGGCTCTCTAGTTTCTCCTCTTCTCTGGATTCCACTACCAGCCTCCCCTACCCTTTTTATTCTTTTTAATTAATACCGATTGTCAGCTAGTCAAGACCCCAGCCCCTCAGTTGGCTTAATTTCCCTGTCATTTCTCACAAAAAAACACATGCAGAACAAGTACTGGCATGTGATCATTTTTTTCAGCAGTCGCAGCAAATAGTTAAATCAGAAAGTCTCCTCCAACATCTTGCTCAGGAGTTTTGCTGTGTAATCCACCAGAGGAATAATTCGGGCATAATCCATCCGAATAGGACCGACCACACCCAGAGTGCCGAGAACGTCCTCGCCGCTGGTGTAGGGGGAGGTGACAAAGCTCACTCTTTCCATGTCCTGCAATTCGCTTTCCGAACCGATGAAGATGTGGACCCCCTCAGCAGCAGTACTCTTGTCCAGGAGTTCAATAATCTTGCCCTTCTCCTCAAAGGCAGCAAATATTCTCCGCATCTGTTCCAGATCAGCAAGCTCTGGATATTCCAGCAGATTCATCCTGCCATCAATGATGAGTTCACTGCTGGCGAGATCTTTTTCCAGAACCTGCTTGCTCAATTTGACCGCCTGAGCAAGAAGGTTGTCAAAGAGCGTTTTCTCTCGCTTCATTTCTGACAGCAACCGCTCTTTTACCTGCTGCAGAGTCAGATTCTTGAGCATATCATTGAGAAAACGAGTGTAGCGTTCCAGTTCATTCTGGGGGATGTCCTCTTCTGTCTCTATCACCGTGTTATGCACAGTGCCTGCTGTGGAAACGAGTATTACCAGGACGACATTGGGCCTGAGCCTGATGAATTCTATTCTCTTGAATACGGTGGTAGAAAGGCGAGGAGTGAGCACCATACTGGTCTGTTTGCTAAAGGAGGACAGCACTCGAGAGGTATCCTTGAGCAAACTTTCTACCTTCCTTACTTTACCAGTGTAGGAACGTTTGATTCGCTCTCTTTCTGAACTACTGAGTGCTTTGACCTTGACAATGGAGTCCACATATATGCGCAGGCCAAGCTCAGTGGGAACCCGCCCTGCAGATGTATGCGGCTGAGATAAAAGGCCCAGATCCTCCAGGTCAGACATCACATTGCGAATGGTAGCCGGACTGACATTGAGACCATATTTCTTGGCTATGGCCCTGGAACCCACAGGGGTTCCGGTCTTGATGTACTCGATAATGACAGCCTCGAGTACCTGCCTTGTTCTCTCTCCATGCAGGAGTTCTTCCATGATGCCGCCCCTATTAGCACTCAATACTAATGAGTGCTAAAGAAAGTAGCAATCGCTGAGTAAATTGTCAAGAGCCTAATCGCTACTGGTTTATGGCAAAATGAAAGCGCCCGTTTCACCGCCCGATTGCTGGCGGCTAACCTGGAAGCAGAGCCAGCGGCTGCCAACTGGCTGCCGTGCCTCCAATCCCCCGTCACGCCCGGTTGACGATATTGACTATCAGGCGTACTTTCATTCTGCCATTAACCAGCTACTAGTTACAGCATTTATCTGGAGCCTGGAGGAATCTTGATGCAGGCCTCGGTGGGATGGGCAGACTATTGTCCGTGTCTAAAGTTTGAAAAAACTAAAGACCGACTAGAGGGGCCGGTTCTAGTCGGTCAGAAAAAGGAGAAAAGAGTTAAAAACAAGAAGGCAGGGTGGCGTGTATTGCACAGGCTCATTCTGACTTCAATTCTTTGTTGTGCAATTACTTTGCCAAGGAGAAGGTTATTCTGGAACTTTTTTCAACTGCTTAAAATGTAAGGATATATTTGGTAATAGACTTTCGAGCCGCAGGCGAAATCTAGTGCCTTTTGTTTTTTTCCGGACATAAACAGGACATATACCGGACACAAACCGGCCTACTTGAGCACATAGCGAATGCTTCGTCCTCCCCCTATTCTCCGCACCAGTCCCATTTCTATCAACTGTCCCAGATCTCTGCGGGCATGCCTGCCTGAGATGCTGTTTATCTGGCTGTAATACTCATTGGTGATGTAGCCATTTTCTCGCATGAAATTCAGGGCACGCACCTGCCGATTATTCAGGCTCCCGTGCCGGAACTGGGGTTCTGGAGAAGCTTGCTCGTCGACTTTTTCATACGTTCCCGAGATGGCCTGGTGCAATATCTCCTCAGGGAGATCTTCAGGGTTGATTACCTCGCTGTCTGAAAGAATTACAGCCCGCTCTATGACATTTTCCAATTCTCGAACATTTCCTGCCCACTTATAATTGTACAGATGACGAAGCGCCTCCTGGCTCAACCGCTTTCTGTTTACCCCGTGCTCTCTAGCGGTCTTTTTCAGAAAGTGCTGCACGAGCAACGGTATGTCATCGCGTCGTTCCCTCAATGGTGGGACCTTGATGTGCACCACCTTGAGACGGTAGAACAGATCCTCTCTGAACCGACCGCTCATTACTTCTTCTTCCAGGTTTCGGTTCGAGGCAGCAAGTATTCTCACGTCTACCCGCAACGTTCTGGTGCCTCCCACTCGCTCGAAGGACATTTCTTGGAGAACTCTCAGAAGTTTCACCTGCAGCGCTTTGGTCATCTCGCCCACTTCGTCTAGAAACAGGGTGCCGCCGTGGGCCAGTTCGAAACGACCCTTTCTCTGCGTGTATGCCCCGGTAAAGGCCCCACGTTCATGTCCAAAAAGTTCACTTTCCAGCAAGGTCTCTGGCAAGGCGGAACAGTTTATTGAAATAAAGGGCTTGTCTTTACGAGGGCTGTTGAAATGGATTGCTCTGGCAATGAGTTCCTTGCCAGTGCCCGACTCTCCGGTAATGAGGACTGTAGCGCGAGTCTGGCCAACCTTTTCTATTATGTCATAGACCTGCCGCATGGCTTTGCTTTTGCCGATTATGTTGCCAAATTTGAAACGTTCTTCGAGTTCCCGGCTGAGAAAACGCTTTTCACGGGCAAGACGATGCATGTCCAGAGCTTTCCTGATGGTGACTTTGAGCTCTTCGTTCTTGAATGGTTTGGTAATGTAATCGAAGGCCCCTTTCTTCATGGCCTCCACTGCCTTTTCCACAGTGGCATAAGCTGTCATCATGATGACCGGCAAATCGGGCTGTCGAGTTCGCACCTCCGAGAGAAA from Deltaproteobacteria bacterium harbors:
- the gatA gene encoding Asp-tRNA(Asn)/Glu-tRNA(Gln) amidotransferase subunit GatA, with the translated sequence MEPFALTIHQLRGLLDRGEITSEEVTASIFARIRTLEPKIAAYITLFEEEALEQAREQDRLGYHQAGILAGIPLALKDVLCTRGARTTCGSKILNNYIPPFDATVVERIRLAGGILLGKTNMDEFAMGSSNENSAFYATHNPWNTQMIPGGSSGGSAAAVAADECIAALGSDTGGSIRQPASHCGVVGLKPTYGRVSRYGLVAFASSLDQIGPLTKSVTDAAIMMNVIAGYDQRDSTSVPVEVPDYRQYLVEDLEGITVGIPQQYFVGGLDAEVEQVVRQAVALLADLGARCVEVSLPHTEYGVAAYYIIAAAEASSNLARYDGVKYGYRDRSGSSLMAMYRKSRSHGFGVEVKRRIMLGTYALSAGYYEAYYKKASQVRTLIRRDFQQVFDSCDVLATPVAPSPPFALGDKVDDPLQMYLSDVFTLPASLAGIPGLSVPCGFSSKGLPIGVQLLAPHFQEGSILRVGYNLEKNTDFHLQRPAL
- a CDS encoding penicillin-binding protein activator; translation: MVTRRIAALLAVVFLVGCAVAPERRKEGERLPAEVSRQAEAARQLAQAEEAYKQGDLAEASTRYQQLAMSFPHTPEAVKALLRQGQIAFQQSRYSEALAQFKKVIELAPPGEESKEARLGALRCYLKLERFEEARQVGKPLFDHLVETTRREEVAESMGDASAALDDPEAAVSWYGKAYDLADEEIRTELAENTKTQVEKLSSDSLQALLEEYPAQFPSLLLQTRLARVEMESGELGRARDRLEQLMKDNPQEAMLPEWQGMLATIQEWLQVDMHRVGCLLPLSGPYQSYGDQVLRGISMAYQEVNSSAAADHQGIEVVVYDSGRDASAVAAAVHELVMTHRVAAILGPLSRKSAETAAEEAQRLKVPIITLTQKEGISKIGEYVFRDALTNEDQARALARYAILGLGYKRFAILYPRDNYGNRLMNLFWDELDNLGAEVRGVESYEPSQTDFADQIKKLVGLYYPRPEIEATEPDAVLQEKTIAGEAEKAKSEGEQAEEPLPIVDFEAVFIPDSYDKVGLIAPQLVYYDVTGVKLLGTNLWNSPKLLEMAGPYVQGAVFVDGFFADSRLPLSREFSKNYQEIFGVKPGYPAAQGYDAFRLLMEALNRPGVVSRPQLRNSIASIRGFFGVEGNGSVSPSGVVEKPPTFITIKKNHMEQLPVDIDALSKVPLSQPTAGTLAPENSVADISPSME
- a CDS encoding sigma 54-interacting transcriptional regulator, coding for METILIVDDEKNYLQVLEALLLDEGYEVHTAESAEGGLDIVASHDLDVVITDMKMPGIDGIEFLSEVRTRQPDLPVIMMTAYATVEKAVEAMKKGAFDYITKPFKNEELKVTIRKALDMHRLAREKRFLSRELEERFKFGNIIGKSKAMRQVYDIIEKVGQTRATVLITGESGTGKELIARAIHFNSPRKDKPFISINCSALPETLLESELFGHERGAFTGAYTQRKGRFELAHGGTLFLDEVGEMTKALQVKLLRVLQEMSFERVGGTRTLRVDVRILAASNRNLEEEVMSGRFREDLFYRLKVVHIKVPPLRERRDDIPLLVQHFLKKTAREHGVNRKRLSQEALRHLYNYKWAGNVRELENVIERAVILSDSEVINPEDLPEEILHQAISGTYEKVDEQASPEPQFRHGSLNNRQVRALNFMRENGYITNEYYSQINSISGRHARRDLGQLIEMGLVRRIGGGRSIRYVLK
- the dnaK gene encoding molecular chaperone DnaK, which encodes MAKVIGIDLGTTNSVVAVMEGKEPKVLTNSEGSRTTPSIVAFTESGERLVGQVAKRQAITNPENTVYAVKRLIGRKFDDPEVQKDVTICPFKIVKAANGDAHVLVRGKEYSPAEISAMVLQKMKQTAEDYLGEKVEEAVITVPAYFNDSQRQATKDAGRIAGLKVLRIINEPTAASLAYGLDKKKDEKIAVFDLGGGTYDISILEIGDGVFEVKATNGDTHLGGEDFDQRIIDWLADEFKKDQGIDLRTDKMALQRLKEAAEKAKMELSTSMETDINLPFITADATGPKHLNIKLSRAKMESLVADLIDKLVPPVHTALRDAGISATDVDEVILVGGMTRMPRVQEKVKEIFQKDPHRGVNPDEVVGIGAAIQAGVLKGDVKDVLLLDVTPLSLGIETLGGVMTKLIEKNTTIPTRKSQIFSTAADNQPAVSIHVLQGEREMAADNKTLGRFELVGIPPAPRGVPQIEVTFDIDANGIVNVSAKDLGTGKEQSIRITASSGLSEEEIQQAIKDAEMHAEEDRKRRELVEARNNADSLIYQTEKTLGEMGDKVDAETRKNIEDHIQQLKQAMEGNDKDAINKAAEELMQASHKLAETMYKSASEQQAAAGGAADQQGASTGAAGGDEEVVEAEFEEVSDDKK
- the hrcA gene encoding heat-inducible transcription repressor HrcA; its protein translation is MEELLHGERTRQVLEAVIIEYIKTGTPVGSRAIAKKYGLNVSPATIRNVMSDLEDLGLLSQPHTSAGRVPTELGLRIYVDSIVKVKALSSSERERIKRSYTGKVRKVESLLKDTSRVLSSFSKQTSMVLTPRLSTTVFKRIEFIRLRPNVVLVILVSTAGTVHNTVIETEEDIPQNELERYTRFLNDMLKNLTLQQVKERLLSEMKREKTLFDNLLAQAVKLSKQVLEKDLASSELIIDGRMNLLEYPELADLEQMRRIFAAFEEKGKIIELLDKSTAAEGVHIFIGSESELQDMERVSFVTSPYTSGEDVLGTLGVVGPIRMDYARIIPLVDYTAKLLSKMLEETF
- the gatC gene encoding Asp-tRNA(Asn)/Glu-tRNA(Gln) amidotransferase subunit GatC, giving the protein MKISREEIEHIAELARLEISDREKDELTGQMNRILQYMEKLNELDTTGVAATSHAIDLQNAFREDTVQQSLPREECLANAPESNGVEFVVPRVI
- the grpE gene encoding nucleotide exchange factor GrpE; its protein translation is MESREEEKLESQSDEKMSPETNSAEPHSDGRSATADQQPFDPETADREALLRHYRELEEKLQGAEEKVLRVAADAENFKKRLEREKQEYARYANEKFIRELLPVLDNLERALEHATAGANQEGLVQGLQMTIKAFTEALERFGCTVVEALGKSFDPNFHEAVCQEESTEHPANTVLRELQKGYMLNDRLLRPAMVAVARSPDKDSTTGEDKSTTDAERKSNNTVKVKVSQA